The Vicinamibacterales bacterium genome has a segment encoding these proteins:
- a CDS encoding caspase family protein, which translates to MIRLLLVLLMSATVAGQSQAPATPQAPPFDAAQGGQTPRDLVLAPAKPTPVRDGVPRGYAVIVGVARYQNLDASRQLQFPESDAESMYRVLINHEGGAFPPENVHFLKGSAATLANVRRELEEWLPSVAQPADRVVVYFAGHGFVQDGKGYLAPWDVDPNRLEATAYPMAQLGDVLANQVNANWKVLLTDACHSGKINAETTNDALERQFSALPTSFLTLTATAEREQSFEDPNLSTGYGFFTYFLVQAFRGYADSDPCDGRITADELIEYVRSNVRRYARDRQLSQTPTARGDYEPDMLLGVGQGCSAEGAKAPSMLGTAVVETNMDDVDLYIDGALVGRIAKAKPLVVPSLPSGLHEFRGAREGYEPDRQQVMIAPGREVTVTLRIRYVRQIKKPALDLNEQGEKLLFTRRSSMSLMNLVPVERRQSEADLKKAAALFEKALATDPAFSLAAYHLGQVNQLLLNHEEAVAYFRRAIEIDPTHVDSRIECAAVLIEQGDPDAAIRELTEVLRLDATDDEAYSMLARAYWDKAAWGRAVEHADQAIKLKPSNAQAHLWKADALRHMAAESTDRTVQVSLYADARTNYRTFLDLTNFSTGLGAKLAFHFIGLGVGNRAHADRQGAYDSLRSAGFLGLCLSEQKVGNPLKARDYCKRALSHAPKDPIAYFLLGNVNRDLFNSRQSCSYLADARDSYTRMLDINPYLDESKNARNYVGQIDGILPRSGCRQ; encoded by the coding sequence ATGATCAGGCTGCTTCTCGTGTTGTTGATGTCGGCGACCGTCGCCGGGCAGTCCCAGGCGCCGGCCACGCCCCAGGCGCCGCCCTTCGACGCCGCTCAGGGCGGGCAAACGCCGCGCGACCTGGTGCTCGCGCCGGCGAAGCCGACGCCGGTCCGCGACGGCGTGCCGCGGGGCTACGCCGTGATTGTCGGCGTCGCCCGTTATCAGAATCTCGACGCCTCCAGGCAACTGCAGTTCCCCGAGAGCGACGCCGAATCGATGTATCGCGTCCTGATCAACCACGAGGGTGGGGCGTTTCCGCCGGAGAACGTGCACTTCCTGAAGGGCTCGGCGGCGACCTTGGCCAACGTCCGCCGCGAACTCGAGGAGTGGCTGCCGTCGGTGGCGCAGCCCGCGGATCGCGTGGTCGTGTATTTCGCGGGGCATGGCTTCGTCCAGGACGGCAAGGGCTACCTCGCGCCCTGGGACGTGGATCCGAACCGGCTCGAGGCCACGGCCTATCCCATGGCGCAACTCGGCGACGTGCTGGCCAACCAGGTCAACGCGAACTGGAAGGTCCTGCTGACCGACGCGTGCCATTCGGGCAAGATCAACGCCGAGACCACGAACGATGCGCTGGAGCGCCAGTTCAGCGCCTTGCCGACGAGTTTTCTCACGCTCACCGCGACGGCCGAGCGCGAGCAGAGTTTCGAGGATCCGAACCTGTCCACCGGTTACGGGTTCTTCACCTACTTCCTCGTGCAGGCGTTTCGTGGCTACGCCGACAGCGATCCGTGTGACGGGCGCATCACCGCCGACGAGCTGATCGAATACGTGCGCTCGAACGTCCGCCGCTACGCCCGGGACCGCCAGCTGTCGCAGACGCCGACGGCGCGCGGCGACTACGAACCCGACATGTTGCTCGGGGTCGGGCAGGGGTGTTCCGCCGAAGGCGCCAAGGCGCCGTCCATGCTCGGCACCGCCGTGGTCGAGACCAACATGGACGATGTCGACCTCTACATCGATGGCGCGCTGGTGGGCCGCATCGCCAAGGCCAAGCCGCTCGTCGTGCCGAGCCTCCCGAGCGGCCTCCACGAGTTCCGCGGCGCGCGCGAGGGCTACGAGCCGGACCGGCAGCAAGTGATGATTGCGCCGGGCCGGGAAGTCACCGTGACGCTGCGGATCCGGTACGTGCGCCAGATCAAGAAGCCCGCGCTGGACCTGAACGAACAGGGCGAGAAGCTGCTCTTCACCCGCCGCTCGTCGATGAGCCTGATGAACCTGGTGCCGGTGGAGCGCCGGCAAAGCGAGGCCGACCTCAAGAAGGCCGCGGCGCTGTTCGAGAAAGCCCTCGCCACCGATCCGGCGTTCAGCCTGGCCGCCTATCACCTCGGCCAGGTGAACCAGTTGCTGCTGAACCATGAAGAGGCCGTCGCCTACTTCCGTCGTGCCATCGAGATCGACCCGACCCACGTTGACTCGCGGATCGAATGCGCGGCCGTCCTCATCGAGCAAGGCGACCCGGACGCCGCCATTCGCGAGCTGACCGAAGTGCTGCGGCTCGATGCCACGGACGACGAGGCCTATTCGATGCTGGCGCGCGCGTATTGGGACAAGGCGGCGTGGGGCCGGGCCGTCGAGCACGCCGACCAGGCCATCAAGCTCAAGCCGTCCAACGCGCAGGCGCACTTGTGGAAGGCCGACGCGTTGCGGCACATGGCGGCGGAAAGCACCGATCGCACCGTCCAGGTCAGTCTCTATGCGGACGCCCGCACGAACTACCGGACGTTCCTCGACCTGACGAATTTCTCGACCGGTCTCGGCGCCAAGCTGGCGTTTCATTTCATCGGACTGGGGGTGGGCAACCGCGCGCACGCCGATCGCCAGGGCGCCTACGACAGCCTGCGCAGCGCCGGCTTCCTGGGTTTGTGCCTGTCCGAGCAGAAGGTCGGGAACCCGCTGAAGGCGCGTGACTACTGCAAGCGCGCGCTCAGCCATGCGCCCAAGGATCCGATCGCCTACTTCCTCCTGGGCAACGTCAACCGCGACCTGTTCAACTCGCGGCAGTCATGCAGCTACCTCGCCGACGCCAGGGACAGTTACACCAGGATGCTCGACATCAATCCGTACCTCGACGAATCGAAGAACGCGCGCAACTACGTCGGCCAGATCGACGGCATCTTGCCGCGCAGTGGGTGCCGCCAATGA
- a CDS encoding serine/threonine-protein kinase: MRSTPLPETIGRFKVEALLGRGGMGEVYKAFDPTLQRTVAVKTVRPDIDRAEYLERLMREAQACARLSHPNIVTVYEAGQIDGVVYIAMEYLQGENLSQVLERKDLSFEDKIRILIQVLEALHHAHGLDVVHRDIKPSNIHLQSRRSSSDSPRAEADGSVKLVDFGLARMLQADTLTASGNVLGTPHYASPEQLKGEQIDRRTDIYSTGVMAYEMLSGRRPFEPDNDSISSVILKVIQEVPAPMDTDMSRMLPEIEGIVSRAMAKSPTERFQTADEMRSALINFLDQSRARISAIESRGAASTIVVPAGEPVRTLVDAQARPSRRLWWAGGAAAAAIAIALMVGMPASGTESASVPPAGDPSPAATVATIVPAATAPEPPPPAATPSMGSPAMKSADAVVTVPVREVTARQLFASMTGTPSAGLRYRLIQQSPDGAEVDVDTATTFRSGDKLKLAFESNIDGYLYVASQGSSGNWTVLFPSPQINGGRNAIKRAEEYSVPPDGWFMFDANTGTEHLFVFLSREPLNQLPGFGRPVTKAETLTASVVQDLQQSIRSRDLVFEKDKSSAGKPGIQQATYVVNRAEVGKAVTATITLTHQ, translated from the coding sequence ATGCGATCAACACCGTTGCCGGAAACGATCGGGCGCTTCAAGGTGGAGGCGTTGCTCGGTCGCGGCGGGATGGGCGAGGTCTACAAGGCCTTCGACCCCACCCTGCAGCGCACCGTGGCGGTCAAGACCGTCAGGCCCGACATTGACCGGGCCGAGTACCTCGAACGTCTGATGCGCGAGGCCCAGGCCTGCGCCCGCCTCTCGCACCCGAACATCGTCACCGTCTACGAGGCCGGCCAGATCGACGGCGTGGTCTACATCGCGATGGAGTACCTGCAGGGCGAAAACCTGTCGCAGGTGCTGGAGCGCAAGGACCTGTCGTTCGAGGACAAGATTCGCATTCTCATCCAGGTTCTGGAGGCGCTGCATCATGCCCACGGCCTCGACGTGGTGCATCGCGACATCAAGCCCAGTAACATCCACCTGCAGTCTCGCCGTAGCTCGTCTGATTCACCGCGAGCGGAGGCGGATGGCTCGGTCAAGCTCGTCGATTTCGGCCTGGCCCGCATGCTCCAGGCCGACACCCTCACGGCATCGGGCAACGTGCTCGGCACGCCGCATTACGCCTCGCCGGAGCAGTTGAAGGGCGAGCAGATCGATCGCCGCACCGACATCTATTCGACCGGCGTGATGGCCTACGAAATGTTGTCGGGCCGCCGCCCGTTCGAGCCCGACAATGACAGCATCTCGTCGGTGATCTTGAAGGTCATCCAGGAGGTGCCCGCGCCCATGGACACCGACATGAGCCGGATGCTGCCGGAAATCGAGGGCATCGTCTCCCGCGCCATGGCCAAGTCGCCGACGGAGCGGTTCCAGACCGCGGACGAGATGCGATCGGCGTTGATCAACTTCCTCGACCAGTCGCGGGCGCGAATTTCGGCCATCGAATCCCGCGGCGCCGCCTCGACCATCGTCGTGCCGGCTGGCGAGCCCGTCAGGACCCTCGTGGATGCGCAGGCGCGGCCCTCCCGAAGGCTATGGTGGGCCGGCGGTGCGGCCGCCGCCGCAATCGCCATCGCTTTGATGGTCGGCATGCCGGCCTCGGGCACCGAGAGCGCCTCGGTTCCCCCTGCCGGTGACCCGTCGCCCGCGGCAACCGTCGCCACGATTGTCCCTGCCGCCACGGCTCCGGAGCCGCCCCCGCCCGCGGCCACACCGAGCATGGGTTCACCCGCGATGAAGTCGGCCGACGCGGTGGTCACGGTTCCGGTCCGCGAGGTCACGGCCAGGCAACTCTTCGCCAGCATGACCGGCACGCCGTCAGCCGGACTGCGGTATCGGCTCATTCAACAGTCGCCCGACGGCGCCGAAGTGGATGTCGATACCGCGACCACCTTCCGCTCCGGCGACAAGCTGAAGCTGGCATTCGAGTCGAACATCGACGGCTACCTCTACGTGGCATCGCAGGGATCCAGCGGCAACTGGACGGTCCTGTTTCCGAGTCCGCAGATCAACGGCGGCCGGAATGCGATCAAGCGGGCGGAAGAGTACAGCGTGCCGCCGGATGGCTGGTTCATGTTCGACGCGAACACGGGAACGGAGCACCTGTTCGTGTTCTTGAGCCGCGAGCCGCTGAACCAACTCCCAGGGTTCGGACGCCCCGTGACGAAAGCGGAAACCCTGACCGCGTCTGTGGTGCAAGACCTGCAGCAGAGCATCCGGTCGCGCGACCTCGTGTTCGAGAAAGACAAGTCGAGCGCCGGCAAGCCGGGCATTCAACAGGCGACCTACGTGGTCAATCGCGCGGAAGTCGGCAAGGCCGTCACTGCCACCATCACGCTGACGCACCAATGA